The Ornithinimicrobium sufpigmenti genome includes the window ATCGCGCGGCGTGGTCGGTCAGGGCGGCGCGCCCCTGGTCAGCGTGGGCTCCACCAACGCCGGCCGGCGCAAGGTCTCCCACTTCTCCAACACCGGCGGCTGGGTCCGGACCTACCGCCCCGGCGCCGGGGTCGTCAGCACCATGCCCGTCACCCTCGACGGGGCGGCCCAGGCCTCGCAGCTGGTGAACGGGTCGGGCCACCCCCTGCGGGGTACCCCCGACCTGGACGACTTCAGCAGCGGCTTCGGCCTGTGGAGCGGCACCTCCTTCTCCGCACCCGGGCTGGCCGGTGAGCTGGCCAGCGCGCTGGCCGCGCGTGAGCGGCCGACGGACCCGCAGGCCCGGATCAGGCTCGCCTGCGAGGTCGCGGACCAGCTGTGCGCGGCAGGTGTGCCGTGACCGCCGAGAGCGAGGTCCTGCCGCTGACCGAGCGGGCCGCGCAGGCCTTCGAGGCGTACCGCCACGGGGAGCCGGACCTGCTGCCGCCCGTCGTGGAGGAGCTCACCCCCATGCTGTGGCACGTGGCGCGCAGCCAGGGCCTGGGCGTGCAGTCCGCCGAGGACGTCGTGCAGCACACCTGGCTGCAGCTGCTGGAGAGCGCGGAGTGCATCCAGGACCCCCGGGCCGTGCTGAAGTGGCTGCTCACGACGACCCGCCGTGAGGCGTGGCGGGTCGGCCGGGCGGCCCGGCGCGAGACCACCCACGCCGAGGTGGGCGAGCTGCCCGTTGCGGACGCCGCATACCTGACCTCTGGGGAGCCGGCCGATCCGGTGAGCGACCAGGTCATCGCCCACCACGAGCACCAGGTGCTGTGGCGGCACGTGGCCGCGCTGTCGGAGCGGTGCCGCCACCTGCTGCGCGTCATCGCCTTCGCCGACCGACCCGACTACGCCGCCATCGCCTCTGCCCTGGGGATGCCGGTCGGCAGCATCGGACCCACCCGCGGCCGGTGCCTGGCGAGCCTGCGCGCCGCACTCTCCCGTGAACCCTCCTACCCGACGGGGAACCACCATGACGCACCCTGACGACCTCGAGCAGCTGGCGACGGCCGAGCTGGACGCCACCGACGCTCAGATCCTGGGCGAGCTGCGCGACCTCTGGACGGCCGTGGACCCGCCCCCGCCCGGGCTGGCCGAACGCGTCCAGTTCGCGATGACCGTCGCCGCCCTCGAGGCCGAGGTGGCGCGCATCGTCCAGGAAGGCGTCGACAACCCCGCCGCGGCCGTGCGCTCGGACTACGAGCAGGTCAGCACGGTCACCTTCGCAAGCGAGTCGGTGAGCGCGATGCTCGACATCGAGCAGGACCGAACGCGCGGCTTGCGCACGGTGCACGGGTGGGTGAGCGCGAGCGAGGTGGAGGTCGAGCTGCGCGAACGCCACCGGTGCCGCCGGGTCCCGGTCGACGCGACCGGCCGGTTCAGCTTCGAGCAGGTGGAGCCGGGCCTGGTGCACTTCGTCTTCCGGCCCACCGACGGGCGGGACGACCGCCCGGTCATCACCCCGGCCATCGAGCTGTAGGGAACAGGGTGGTCGGGGCGAGCACCCGGGGCGAGCAGGTCTGGTCCGAGGCACGGCGGCTGAACGACCTCGGGGACTTCCGGGCAGCCGCCCGGGCGCTGGACGAGGCCCGGCAGGTCCTCGCCGAGGCGCCGGAGCACGACCTGGAGGCGGCACGGATGCGCGTCCGCGTCGACGTCACCGGCGCACTCACCGCGCTGGAGCTGGACGGGTATGCCGCGGCCGCCGACCTGCTGCGCACGGCCCGTTCCCGGGCCGGACAGCTGGCCGCGCCCGACCTCGTCGCGCTGACCCACATCCAGCACGGGGTGGTCGAGGCCCGGTCCGGCAGCTGGGGCCGCGCCCGGGACGAGCTGCTCGCCGCGCTCGAGCTGAGGGACCACCTCGGGACGGTCGAGCAGTGCTCGACGCTCATCACCCTCGGGCTGGCCGAGCTCTCCCTGCGCCGACTGGGCGAGGCGACCGGCCACCTGGAGCAGGCCAGAGCCCTCGCGGCCGACCACGACCTCGATGCGCACCTGTTCAAGGCCACCCACAACCTGGGGTGCGTGCACTTCGTCGCCGGTGACGTCCCCAGGGCGCTGACCCTGATGGCAGAGGCCGACGCCATGCCGGTGCAGGTCTCGCGCGACCGGGCCCTGCTGGACCATGCGGAGGCGCTCCTGGACGCGGGCCTGGTCGACGAGGCGGCTGACTTGCTGCAGACCGCACTGGCCTCGGCGCAGACGGAGGGCCACCGCCTCGACGAGGGCGACATCCTGCTCGACCTGGCCCGGTGCGCCGTCCTGCGGGGCGACCGCGACACCGCCCGGCGCGACGCGCGCCGGGCGGTCGCCGCGTTCCGGTCCCGACAGGCACGTTCCCGGCGGGCCCTCGCCGAGCTCTTCCTCGCGGGTCTGGACCTCGCCGAGGGGGCGCCGGCCGAGCGGGCGCTCGCCGCCGCGAGCCTGTGGGAGTCGAGTGACCCGCGCACCACCGAGCAGGTCGAGGCGGTCCTGCTCACGGCCGAGGTGGAGATCGCCCGGGACCGGCCGACGGTCGCCCGACAGGCCCTCCGGCGGCTGGGTCCGACGTCGTCCCTGCGCCTGCCGGTCCAGCTGCACGCGCACCACCTTCGGGCCCTGGTCGCCGACCGGCTCGGCGACGACGAGGAGTTCGCCGAGGTGGCCCGGCAGGCCAGCGACGCGCTCGCGACCGCGCAGAGCTCGCTGCGCAGCCTGGAGCTGCGCGCCGCCGTCGCCCAGCACGCCGCCCGCCTCGCGCAGCTCGACCTGGCCCGTGCGGTGCGCCACGGCTCCGCCGCCGCCTGCATCGAGACCGTCGAGCGCTGGCGGGGCGCCTCTGCCCGGGCCGAGGAGCTCACCCTGTCCGCGGACGACCAGACCGCGGCCCTGCTCCAGGAGCTGCGCTGGCTGGCCTCGGGGATGAGCCCCGGCGCGCCGGAGGACCCCGTGGAACGGGAGGCGCGGATCGCCGACCTGCAGCAGCGGATCAGCGCCCGCGCCCGGCTGGGCCGCGGCACGGCCGACGGGCCGGTGGCCGCGTCCCTGACCGCCGAGGAGCTCGTCACCGCCCTCCCGGCCGGCACGGCATACCTGACCTTCGGCCAGACCGACGGCCGCCTGTATGCCGCTGTCGTCACCGGCGAGGGTGAGTACCGGCTGCACGACGTGGGGCCGGAGGAAGAGGTCGAGGAGGCGGTGGCGACCCTCCGGCGCGACCTGCGCGGACTCGCGTTCGCCGAGCGCCTGCCCCAGCTGCGCACGACCCTGGCGGCGGCCCTGGCGGAGTCCGGCGCCCGGCTGGGCGGTCTGCTCCTCGACCCGCTGGCCGACGTCGTGGGCTCCTGCGCACGGCTCGTCGTCTCGCCCAACCCGATGCTGCACGCGCTCGCCTGGGCCTGCCTGCCGCAGGTCGAGCACCGGCCGGTGACCGTCACGCCCTCCGCGTCACGCTGGGTGCGAGACCACCAGGACGGGCCGGTCGCGGTGCGCCGGGTGAGCGCCCATGCCGGTCCCGGTCTGCCGGAGGCGTCCGACGAGGTCGGCATGGTGAGCCGGACCTGGGCGCCGGACACCGGTGCGCGAAGCGGCCCCGGGAGGGCCACCGCCCGTGATGTCGCCCGGGCCCTGGCAGAGGACGACCTCGTCCACGTCGCCGCGCACGGTCAGCACTCCGGTGACAACCCGCTGTTCTCCTCGCTGCGCCTGCACGACGGACCGCTCTACGCGCACGACCTGGCCCCCGCCGTCCACGCCCGACACGTCGTCCTGTCCGCCTGCGACGTCGGGCGGGCCCGGATCCGGGGCGGCGGTGAGGCGCTGGGGATGACCGCGGCCCTGCTGAGCCTCGGCGCGCGCTGCGTCGTCGCTGCCGTCGCACCCCTGCCCGACGCGGTGTCGGCCCAGGCCGCGGCGGTCTACCATCAGCAGCTCGTGGCTGGGACGGATGCCGCCGCAGCCCTGGCGAGCGCCGTGCGGGAGACGCCGGGCGCGCAGGCGCTGGTGTGCTTCGGCAGCGACCTGCAGATCCGTCGGTGAGGCCTCCCGGGTGCTCGGCCCCCGCCCTGGACCAGACTGGGACGATGCCGACGGACCTGCCCCACCCGCTGACCGGTCGCCCGTTCCCGAGCCCGGTCCCGCCCGGGACGGGGTGGCCCGAGGACCCGGCAGGGCCGCATACCCGCAGCGCGCGCAGCGCAGCCGGGGTGCGTCGGCAGGCGGCCGGCGCGGCCGATCTGCAGGAGCTCGACGCGCGGGTGTCCGTCTGCGGCGCCTGCCCGCGGCTGGTCGCCTGGCGCGAGCAGGTGGCGGTGACCAAGCGGGCCAGCTTCGCCGACCAGCCCTACTGGGGGCGGCCGGCGGCGGGCCTGGGTCCTGCCGACGCGAGGGTGCTCGTGGTGGGGCTGGCGCCGGCCGCGCACGGCGCCAACCGCACCGGCCGGATCTTCACCGGCGACCGGTCCGGCGACTGGATCTACGCCGCGCTGCACCGGGCGGGTTATGCCAGCCAGCCGACCTCGACCCACGCCGGTGACGGGCTGCACCTGCGCGAGGTCCGGATCACCGCACCGGTCCACTGCGCGCCGCCGGACAACGCGCCGTCGGTGCAGGAGCGGGCCACCTGCCGACCCTGGCTGGAGCGTGAGCTGCGGCTGCTGGAGCCGCACCTGGAGACGGTGATGGCGCTCGGCGGCATCGGCTGGGACGCCTTCCTCGTCGCCGCGCGCGCCGTCGGCTGGGTCGTGCCGCGACCCAAGCCGCGCTTCGGGCACGGGGCCGAGGCGCTGCTCACCACGGCGTCGGGACGGCCGATCCGGCTGCTGGGCTGCTACCACGTCAGCCAGCAGAACACCTTCACCGGCCGGCTCACAGAACAGATGCTGGACGACGTCATCGCCCGGTTCTGAGCGCGGTTATCCTGGGACCGCCCCGGCCCGCCCCCGTAGCCCAACCGGCAGAGGCAGCCCACTTAAAATGGGTGCAGTGCGGGTTCGAATCCCGCCGGGGGCACCAGAGCGTCGTTGTTCAAACCAGCGACGTTTCCGGTTTGA containing:
- a CDS encoding RNA polymerase sigma factor, whose product is MTAESEVLPLTERAAQAFEAYRHGEPDLLPPVVEELTPMLWHVARSQGLGVQSAEDVVQHTWLQLLESAECIQDPRAVLKWLLTTTRREAWRVGRAARRETTHAEVGELPVADAAYLTSGEPADPVSDQVIAHHEHQVLWRHVAALSERCRHLLRVIAFADRPDYAAIASALGMPVGSIGPTRGRCLASLRAALSREPSYPTGNHHDAP
- a CDS encoding CHAT domain-containing protein; protein product: MVGASTRGEQVWSEARRLNDLGDFRAAARALDEARQVLAEAPEHDLEAARMRVRVDVTGALTALELDGYAAAADLLRTARSRAGQLAAPDLVALTHIQHGVVEARSGSWGRARDELLAALELRDHLGTVEQCSTLITLGLAELSLRRLGEATGHLEQARALAADHDLDAHLFKATHNLGCVHFVAGDVPRALTLMAEADAMPVQVSRDRALLDHAEALLDAGLVDEAADLLQTALASAQTEGHRLDEGDILLDLARCAVLRGDRDTARRDARRAVAAFRSRQARSRRALAELFLAGLDLAEGAPAERALAAASLWESSDPRTTEQVEAVLLTAEVEIARDRPTVARQALRRLGPTSSLRLPVQLHAHHLRALVADRLGDDEEFAEVARQASDALATAQSSLRSLELRAAVAQHAARLAQLDLARAVRHGSAAACIETVERWRGASARAEELTLSADDQTAALLQELRWLASGMSPGAPEDPVEREARIADLQQRISARARLGRGTADGPVAASLTAEELVTALPAGTAYLTFGQTDGRLYAAVVTGEGEYRLHDVGPEEEVEEAVATLRRDLRGLAFAERLPQLRTTLAAALAESGARLGGLLLDPLADVVGSCARLVVSPNPMLHALAWACLPQVEHRPVTVTPSASRWVRDHQDGPVAVRRVSAHAGPGLPEASDEVGMVSRTWAPDTGARSGPGRATARDVARALAEDDLVHVAAHGQHSGDNPLFSSLRLHDGPLYAHDLAPAVHARHVVLSACDVGRARIRGGGEALGMTAALLSLGARCVVAAVAPLPDAVSAQAAAVYHQQLVAGTDAAAALASAVRETPGAQALVCFGSDLQIRR
- a CDS encoding uracil-DNA glycosylase, coding for MPTDLPHPLTGRPFPSPVPPGTGWPEDPAGPHTRSARSAAGVRRQAAGAADLQELDARVSVCGACPRLVAWREQVAVTKRASFADQPYWGRPAAGLGPADARVLVVGLAPAAHGANRTGRIFTGDRSGDWIYAALHRAGYASQPTSTHAGDGLHLREVRITAPVHCAPPDNAPSVQERATCRPWLERELRLLEPHLETVMALGGIGWDAFLVAARAVGWVVPRPKPRFGHGAEALLTTASGRPIRLLGCYHVSQQNTFTGRLTEQMLDDVIARF